One genomic segment of Hordeum vulgare subsp. vulgare chromosome 2H, MorexV3_pseudomolecules_assembly, whole genome shotgun sequence includes these proteins:
- the LOC123424664 gene encoding rhodanese-like/PpiC domain-containing protein 12, chloroplastic has translation MLGLRATRAARLPCPYPSPCSAAQAASLSGPARRGPPLAVASPAPSPPAALSLLASARPVSAAWGSAMRPAGEHPRPGTRVLCTAAASSAPREGKEVLVQHLLVGEKDARLLVDLEKSIASGADLSDLAVEHSLCPSKENGGMLGWVRRGQMVPEFEEAAFSAPLNKVVRCKTKFGWHLVQVLSERDQCLLQDIQPEELHAKMQDPSFIEEAQLIDVREPDEVERASLPGFKVLPLRQFGTWGPVMTDEFNPQKDTYVLCHHGMRSMQVAKWLQSQGFQKIYNVAGGIHAYSVKVDSSIPTY, from the exons ATGCTCGGTCTCAGAGCCACCAGGGCCGCGCGCCTCCCGTGCCCCTACCCCTCTCCGTGCTCcgccgcccaggcggcctccctttcCGGTCCCGCGCGCCGCGGCCCGCCCCTCGCCGTCGCCAGCCccgcgccgtcgccgcccgccgccCTCTCGCTCCTCGCGTCCGCGCGGCCCGTCTCCGCGGCGTGGGGCTCGGCCATGCGGCCCGCCGGCGAACACCCCCGGCCCGGCACCAGGG TTCTCTGCACCGCTGCCGCAAGTAGTGCTCCTAGAGAGGGAAAGGAAGTGCTGGTCCAGCATCTGCTTGTTGGTGAAAAGGATGCCAGGCTTCTGGTCGATCTGGAGAAGAGCATCGCGTCAG GAGCTGACTTGAGTGATTTAGCAGTGGAGCACTCTTTGTGCCCATCGAAAGAAAATGGTGGAATGCTTGGGTGGGTTCGGAGGGGACAGATG GTACCAGAGTTTGAAGAAGCAGCATTTAGTGCGCCTTTGAATAAAGTTGTGCGGTGTAAGACAAAATTTGGATGGCATTTAGTGCAGGTGCTCTCTGAGAG GGATCAATGCTTGCTGCAAGATATTCAACCAGAAGAGCTTCACGCAAAAATGCAAGATCCTAGTTTTATTGAAGAAGCTCAATTGATTGATGTTCGGGAGCCTGATGAAGT GGAGAGAGCATCCCTTCCAGGCTTCAAAGTTCTACCTCTCCGCCAATTTGGAACCTGGGGACCGGTCATGACAGATGAATTTAATCCCCAAAAGGACACTTATGTTCTG TGCCACCATGGCATGCGCTCGATGCAGGTAGCCAAGTGGCTGCAGTCACAG GGATTCCAAAAGATTTACAATGTTGCGGGCGGAATCCACGCGTACTCGGTGAAAGTCGATTCTTCCATCCCGACTTACTAG